A stretch of DNA from Methanobrevibacter sp.:
GAGGTAATTTTTTAAATGTTACTGATTCTCCATTTTTATTGGTAATTATACCCTTTTCCATGTCAACTTCTATTTCTTCTTGATTTTCAACTAATTCTGTAATTCCTGGAGCTTCAAGAAGTGGAACACCTACATTTGTAGCATTTCGGTAAAATATTCTTGCAAAGGACTCGGCAATGACGGCGGAAACTCCAACACCTTTAAGTGCAATAGGTGCATGTTCACGTGATGATCCGCAGCCGAAATTTCTTCCTGCGACTATGAAATCGCCTTTTTTGCATTTACTGTTAAAGTCTGCGTCCAGTCCTTCCATGCAGTGCTGGGCCAGTCTTTCTTCATCTGTATAGATTAAATATCTTCCCGGAACAATGATGTCCGTATCAATATCATCGCCAAATTTCCATGCTGTTCCTTTCACAATATCACTCCGGTGCCACTATTCTTCCTTCAATAGCTGAAGCCGCAGCTACAGCCGCTGAAGCCAAATACACTTTTCCGTCCGGTGAACCTTGCCTGCCTTTAAAGTTTCTGTTTGAAGTGGAAAGGCTTACTTCTCCAGGACCAATAATTCCGGTGTGTCCTCCAAGACATGGACCGCAGCACGGAGCGGATACGAGCGCTCCTGCATCAACGAATATTTTAAGCAAACCTTCATCAAGAGCCTTTGAGTAAACTTCTTTTGATGCCGGAATAACCAGCATTCTTGTGCCTTTAGCTACCTTTTTACCTTTAAGGATTTTTGCGGCCTGCCTTAAGTCTTCCAATCTTCCGTTGGTGCATGAACCTAAAAATACCTGATCCAGTTCCTGGTCAACT
This window harbors:
- a CDS encoding 3-isopropylmalate dehydratase small subunit translates to MKGTAWKFGDDIDTDIIVPGRYLIYTDEERLAQHCMEGLDADFNSKCKKGDFIVAGRNFGCGSSREHAPIALKGVGVSAVIAESFARIFYRNATNVGVPLLEAPGITELVENQEEIEVDMEKGIITNKNGESVTFKKLPPFMLEILQQGGLIEYLKNKR